From Dehalococcoidia bacterium, a single genomic window includes:
- the rph gene encoding ribonuclease PH: protein MPRRIDGRAPDELRPVRIIPGYLLYAEGSALIETGNTRVLCAVSVEERVPPFLKGTGRGWVTAEYGMLPRSTLTRTPREAQGRERGRTYEIQRLIGRALRAAVDLEALGERTFIVDCDVLQADGGTRTAAITGGYVALYQAFLNLLKRDVLKTLPIRSAVAAVSVGLVDGEMLLDLCYEEDFRAQVDCTVVMNERGELVEVHCATEGAPFAPATLQGLLALGEQGVHRLLTLQGRVIQTLQ, encoded by the coding sequence ATGCCCAGACGCATTGACGGACGCGCCCCTGATGAATTACGCCCTGTGCGGATTATCCCTGGCTATCTCCTGTATGCGGAAGGCTCTGCTCTGATAGAGACGGGCAACACCCGTGTGCTGTGCGCCGTGTCGGTGGAGGAGCGGGTGCCCCCCTTTCTGAAAGGCACGGGTCGAGGGTGGGTAACGGCCGAGTATGGGATGCTGCCCCGCTCCACCCTGACGCGCACGCCCCGGGAGGCGCAAGGGAGGGAGCGGGGGCGCACCTACGAGATCCAGCGCCTCATCGGGCGGGCTCTGCGGGCTGCCGTGGACCTGGAGGCCCTGGGAGAGCGGACTTTCATTGTGGACTGCGATGTGCTCCAGGCCGACGGGGGAACACGCACCGCCGCCATCACGGGGGGCTATGTGGCCCTTTACCAGGCTTTCCTGAACCTCCTGAAGCGGGATGTGCTCAAGACCCTGCCCATCCGCTCAGCGGTGGCGGCGGTGAGTGTGGGCTTGGTGGACGGGGAGATGCTGTTGGACTTGTGCTACGAGGAGGACTTCCGCGCCCAGGTGGATTGCACGGTGGTGATGAACGAAAGGGGGGAACTGGTGGAGGTGCACTGCGCCACAGAGGGGGCGCCTTTTGCCCCTGCTACTTTACAGGGGCTGCTGGCCCTGGGGGAGCAGGGGGTGCACAGGCTGTTGACCCTGCAAGGGCGGGTTATCCAGACGCTGCAGTAA
- the rplT gene encoding 50S ribosomal protein L20 gives MSRVKRGVVKRRRHKKVLAQTKGHYSVRHRHYKRAHESLIHAWDYAYQHRRDRKGDMRRLWILRIAAASRALGLPYNRLINGLRKAGVRLNRKVLADMAVRNPSAFAQVVAVAKSALTAASG, from the coding sequence ATGAGCCGTGTGAAAAGGGGTGTCGTCAAACGCCGTCGCCATAAGAAAGTCCTGGCGCAAACCAAGGGCCACTACTCCGTCCGCCACCGCCACTACAAGCGGGCGCACGAGTCCCTGATCCACGCCTGGGACTACGCCTACCAGCACCGCCGGGACCGCAAAGGCGATATGCGCCGTCTGTGGATTCTGCGCATCGCCGCCGCCTCCCGCGCCCTGGGCCTCCCCTACAACCGCCTCATCAACGGCCTGCGTAAGGCGGGTGTGCGCCTCAACCGCAAGGTGCTGGCCGATATGGCCGTGCGCAACCCCTCCGCCTTCGCCCAGGTGGTGGCGGTGGCCAAATCTGCCCTTACTGCAGCGTCTGGATAA
- the rpmI gene encoding 50S ribosomal protein L35 produces the protein MPKKAPRAKLKTHRATAKRFWVTASGKLLRRKQLANHLRRNKSPRAKRTYHQKLPVSSADARRIHALLPYA, from the coding sequence ATGCCCAAGAAGGCACCTAGAGCCAAACTCAAGACCCACCGCGCCACCGCCAAACGCTTCTGGGTCACGGCGTCGGGCAAACTCCTGCGGCGCAAACAGTTGGCCAACCACCTGCGCCGCAACAAGTCCCCCCGTGCCAAGCGCACCTATCACCAGAAACTCCCCGTCTCCTCCGCCGATGCCCGGCGCATCCACGCCCTCCTGCCCTACGCTTAG
- the infC gene encoding translation initiation factor IF-3, which produces MAREHRVNEQIRVREVRVISETGEQLGIMPIRQALDLARERGLDLVEVAPQAVPPVCRLMDYGKFRYQQAKREREARKAQKEIDISEIRLRPRIAEHDLQAKLRRVREFLEEGDKVKLTVMFRGRELGRPEQGLTLLKTVVEQVKDLAKIETPPALEGRFLTLVLAPLPKREARPPRPPTKEMAHAQEGT; this is translated from the coding sequence ATCGCTAGGGAGCACCGGGTCAACGAGCAAATCCGCGTCCGCGAGGTGCGGGTCATCAGCGAAACGGGCGAGCAGTTGGGCATCATGCCCATCCGCCAGGCTCTGGATCTGGCGCGGGAGCGGGGTCTGGACCTGGTGGAGGTGGCCCCCCAGGCTGTCCCCCCCGTCTGCCGCCTGATGGACTACGGCAAATTCCGCTACCAGCAGGCCAAACGGGAGCGGGAGGCCCGTAAGGCCCAGAAAGAGATTGACATCAGCGAAATCCGCCTGCGCCCCCGCATCGCCGAGCACGACCTCCAGGCCAAACTGCGTCGCGTGCGGGAGTTCCTGGAGGAGGGGGATAAGGTGAAACTGACGGTGATGTTCCGGGGGCGGGAACTGGGACGCCCCGAACAGGGGCTGACCCTCTTGAAGACGGTAGTGGAGCAGGTGAAAGACTTGGCCAAAATTGAGACCCCCCCCGCCCTGGAGGGGCGCTTCCTCACCCTGGTGCTGGCCCCCCTCCCCAAACGGGAGGCCCGCCCTCCCCGCCCACCCACAAAGGAGATGGCCCATGCCCAAGAAGGCACCTAG
- a CDS encoding ABC transporter substrate-binding protein has translation MPDLAERWEVSRDGVEYTFFLRRGVQWHDGRPFTAADVKMSLDRVVGKLDPNFRSPRCGAMLTPLVEETSIVDDYTVKVRLKFPTLVFIPSVASAWCRILPKHILERDGNFLEPKSQIGTGPFKFKRYERSIVVEWERNDNYYDRELPYLDGVRQYILVGLPTQVAAIKTGRVHLAPSTWPGFTKSQAQEIRRVRGADVEMWQWPINTIAAVQVNARKAPFDNRDLRRAVFLAVDRQAIVEKVWEGSGVPCAILPPNLYGEYALPLEEVLQSPGCRQPKDADIAEARRLVAKHYPQGLDIEVAVRQVGDYLDRVQLVVPQLAAIGIRGTIRVFESAAGFAYFGRGEHTLIGAQDTAMVLAEPYSVYAAQFSVGGGQNFSGWRDDTVERLIGEALRELDPKKRVAIFHELQRYLLNQDAPHAIVGWLEGWFVRDRRVRGYKPAPTVYDNNTFMTVWLAE, from the coding sequence GTGCCTGACCTGGCCGAGCGGTGGGAGGTCTCCCGCGATGGGGTAGAATACACCTTCTTCCTGCGCCGGGGGGTCCAATGGCACGACGGCCGGCCCTTCACGGCGGCGGATGTGAAGATGAGCCTGGACCGCGTAGTGGGGAAACTGGATCCCAACTTCCGCAGTCCCCGCTGTGGAGCCATGCTGACCCCCCTGGTAGAAGAGACTTCCATTGTGGATGATTACACCGTCAAGGTGCGCCTGAAGTTCCCCACCCTGGTGTTTATTCCGTCGGTGGCCTCGGCCTGGTGTCGGATTTTGCCCAAGCACATCCTGGAGCGGGATGGCAACTTCCTAGAGCCGAAGAGCCAAATTGGTACGGGCCCCTTCAAGTTCAAGCGCTATGAGCGGAGCATTGTGGTGGAGTGGGAGCGCAACGATAACTACTACGATCGGGAGCTCCCCTATTTGGATGGGGTGCGGCAGTACATTTTGGTCGGCCTGCCGACCCAAGTGGCGGCCATCAAGACGGGGCGGGTGCATCTGGCGCCCAGCACATGGCCCGGCTTCACCAAGAGCCAGGCCCAGGAAATTCGGCGGGTGCGGGGGGCGGATGTGGAGATGTGGCAGTGGCCCATTAACACCATCGCCGCTGTGCAGGTCAACGCGCGCAAGGCCCCCTTTGACAACCGCGACCTGCGGCGCGCGGTGTTCCTGGCTGTAGACCGCCAGGCCATCGTGGAGAAGGTGTGGGAGGGGTCGGGAGTGCCCTGCGCCATCCTGCCTCCCAACCTCTACGGCGAGTATGCGCTACCACTGGAGGAGGTCCTCCAGTCGCCCGGGTGCCGCCAACCCAAGGATGCAGATATCGCCGAGGCGCGGCGATTGGTGGCCAAGCACTATCCCCAGGGCCTGGATATCGAGGTGGCGGTGCGCCAGGTGGGGGATTACTTGGACCGGGTGCAACTGGTGGTGCCCCAACTGGCCGCCATCGGCATCCGGGGCACCATTCGGGTTTTTGAAAGTGCCGCGGGCTTCGCCTACTTCGGCCGGGGCGAGCATACCCTCATCGGTGCCCAGGATACGGCTATGGTCCTCGCCGAGCCCTACAGTGTCTACGCTGCCCAGTTCAGTGTTGGCGGAGGGCAGAACTTCTCGGGCTGGAGGGACGATACGGTGGAGCGGCTTATCGGGGAGGCTCTACGGGAGTTGGACCCCAAGAAGCGGGTGGCCATTTTCCACGAACTGCAACGCTACCTGTTGAACCAGGACGCGCCCCACGCCATTGTGGGGTGGCTGGAGGGGTGGTTCGTGCGCGACCGGCGGGTGCGGGGTTACAAGCCTGCTCCCACCGTGTATGACAACAACACTTTCATGACGGTGTGGCTGGCGGAGTAG
- a CDS encoding ABC transporter permease, translating to MQAYILRRLLLFIPSLVGVTVVVFALVRLLPGDIATILVYQAGGQFDRPAEEMVQQVRRELGLDRPLVVQYGLWVWDLLRGDFGYSYWEKRPVWDIIVERFPRSMELTVLTIALAMVWAIPLGVIAAAKRDTWIDHVARLVTISGLSLPIFFIGVLILYVLVRVFRWMPPLEFVPLWERPAENLMHLIWPALAQAYYISAPVTRLTRSQMLEVIREDFIRTARAKGLREVVILYRHALRNALLPVVTFLGWWVGRAMGGIVVVETIFAVPGMGMGLIEAVAHRDYPAVQAYMLVLTVVFLVVNLLVDLLYAWLDPRIRYT from the coding sequence GTGCAGGCGTATATCCTCCGGCGCCTCTTGCTGTTCATCCCCTCTTTGGTGGGGGTCACGGTGGTGGTGTTCGCCCTGGTGCGCCTTTTGCCCGGGGACATCGCCACCATCCTAGTGTACCAAGCGGGGGGGCAGTTCGACCGCCCCGCCGAGGAGATGGTGCAGCAGGTGCGGCGGGAACTGGGGCTGGATAGGCCCCTGGTGGTGCAATACGGGCTGTGGGTGTGGGACCTGCTGCGGGGGGACTTCGGCTACTCCTATTGGGAGAAGCGCCCCGTGTGGGACATCATCGTCGAGCGGTTCCCCCGTAGTATGGAACTGACGGTGTTGACTATAGCCCTGGCGATGGTGTGGGCTATCCCTTTGGGGGTGATCGCCGCCGCCAAACGGGACACCTGGATAGACCATGTGGCCCGTCTTGTGACCATCAGCGGGTTGAGCCTGCCCATCTTCTTCATCGGTGTGCTGATTTTGTATGTTTTGGTGCGGGTGTTTCGGTGGATGCCCCCGTTGGAATTCGTCCCTTTGTGGGAGAGGCCGGCCGAAAACTTGATGCACCTGATCTGGCCTGCCCTTGCCCAGGCGTACTACATTAGTGCCCCTGTTACCCGCTTGACCCGCTCCCAGATGCTGGAGGTGATTCGGGAGGACTTTATCCGCACGGCGCGGGCGAAGGGGTTGCGGGAGGTGGTTATCCTCTATCGCCATGCGTTGCGCAACGCCTTGTTGCCGGTGGTTACCTTTTTGGGGTGGTGGGTAGGGCGGGCGATGGGGGGCATCGTGGTGGTGGAGACCATCTTTGCGGTGCCTGGGATGGGGATGGGGCTCATTGAGGCGGTGGCCCACCGGGATTATCCGGCTGTGCAGGCCTACATGCTGGTGCTGACGGTGGTGTTCCTGGTGGTCAATCTGCTGGTAGACCTTCTGTATGCGTGGCTAGACCCGCGCATCCGCTATACCTAG
- a CDS encoding ABC transporter permease produces the protein MDRPRSVASAVSGPLRGRPSVVKGIARFLRQKPVGAVGAVLVLLLVVTAVFAPLVAPHAPKETAFPAYLAPQRDFWMGTDNLGRDVLSRVLWGARLSLYVGLVSVLVGVTVGALWGVITAYFGGAIDAVSQRVVDSLMAFPPILLALGLMAILGQSVNNVIIALVVLLAPTAARTVRASALSVMAMPYIEAARAMGCSPWRIIFRHVVPNVTAPYLILVSVNIGYAIVVEASLSFLGVGVPPDEPSWGGMVTAGAKVLERAPWIALFPGAAISLTVFGFNLFGDAVRDYFDPRLRGA, from the coding sequence ATGGACCGGCCGCGATCCGTTGCCTCGGCCGTTTCGGGGCCTTTGCGGGGGCGCCCGTCTGTGGTGAAGGGGATAGCCCGTTTCCTGCGTCAGAAGCCTGTGGGGGCAGTGGGGGCTGTGCTGGTGCTCCTGCTGGTGGTTACGGCCGTGTTTGCCCCCCTGGTGGCACCCCACGCTCCGAAAGAGACCGCTTTCCCCGCTTACCTTGCCCCCCAGCGGGACTTTTGGATGGGCACCGATAATCTGGGGCGGGATGTGCTGAGCCGTGTGCTCTGGGGGGCGCGTTTGTCCTTGTATGTGGGGTTGGTATCCGTGTTGGTGGGGGTCACGGTGGGTGCCCTATGGGGGGTCATTACGGCCTACTTTGGGGGTGCAATTGATGCGGTGAGCCAACGGGTGGTGGATAGCCTGATGGCCTTTCCGCCTATCCTGCTGGCCTTGGGCCTGATGGCTATCCTGGGCCAGTCGGTGAACAATGTGATCATCGCCCTGGTGGTGTTGCTGGCTCCGACGGCGGCCCGCACGGTGCGCGCTTCGGCCCTGAGTGTGATGGCCATGCCCTATATTGAGGCGGCTCGGGCGATGGGGTGTTCGCCGTGGCGGATTATCTTCCGCCACGTGGTGCCCAATGTGACCGCCCCTTATCTTATCCTGGTGAGCGTCAACATCGGCTACGCCATCGTGGTGGAGGCGTCCCTCAGTTTTCTGGGTGTCGGCGTGCCCCCGGACGAACCCTCTTGGGGGGGTATGGTCACGGCGGGGGCAAAGGTGCTGGAGCGGGCCCCGTGGATCGCCCTCTTCCCTGGGGCTGCTATCAGCCTGACGGTGTTTGGTTTCAACCTGTTCGGGGATGCGGTGCGGGACTATTTTGACCCGCGCCTACGCGGAGCATAA
- a CDS encoding ArsR family transcriptional regulator, with translation MEDTRQRLLELLQYWGHASVDDLARGLGLTPPTVRRHLDILQRDGLVAYRLGRQKTGRPEHRYYLTERGQEALPKAYPDLLAWLVEELQANTHTSPLLEAALARIAQRLLGSFLQPLPPDAPMLDRLRALHRLLQAYHFAPHMEPLPNGVRIRLANCPFRAVARGHPAVCALDRGLIASALGVEPIQEQCLPMGHTTCAYLLTWKGTPPGTLK, from the coding sequence ATGGAAGACACCCGCCAGCGCCTCCTGGAACTCCTCCAGTATTGGGGTCACGCCAGCGTGGATGACTTGGCCCGCGGTCTCGGGCTGACGCCCCCCACAGTCCGCCGCCACCTGGACATCCTGCAACGGGACGGGCTGGTGGCCTATCGCCTGGGGAGGCAAAAGACCGGGCGTCCTGAACACCGTTATTACCTCACCGAGCGGGGCCAGGAGGCCCTCCCCAAGGCCTACCCGGATCTGCTGGCCTGGTTGGTGGAGGAGCTGCAAGCCAATACCCATACCTCTCCGCTCCTGGAGGCCGCCTTGGCGCGCATCGCCCAACGCCTGCTGGGATCCTTCCTCCAACCCCTGCCCCCGGATGCTCCCATGTTGGACCGCCTGCGCGCCTTGCATCGTCTCCTGCAAGCCTACCATTTCGCCCCCCACATGGAACCCCTCCCCAACGGTGTGCGCATCCGTCTGGCCAACTGCCCTTTCCGCGCCGTCGCCCGCGGGCATCCCGCCGTCTGCGCCCTAGACCGGGGCCTTATCGCATCCGCCCTGGGGGTGGAGCCGATCCAGGAGCAGTGCCTGCCCATGGGGCACACCACCTGTGCATACTTGCTCACTTGGAAAGGAACCCCTCCTGGCACTCTAAAATAA
- the glpK gene encoding glycerol kinase GlpK has protein sequence MAPSRTGYILGLDQGTGGTFALLLDETGQVVATADIPLRCTYPQPGWVEQDADDIYTATLQAARSAVAQAGITWHQVAAIGITNQRETTILWERGTGRPVAPAIVWQCRRTAPLCESLRQQGLEPLIRERTGLVLDAYFSASKIRWLLDTVPGLRPRAERGDLCFGTVDSWLLFRLSGGSVHATDASNASRTLLLNLRTLRWDEDLLHAFAIPASLLPQVLPSSVIYGYTDPAVFGGVRIPLASAIGDQQAALFGQACLHPGMAKVTYGTGAFVLVHTGETPTPSRHGLLTTVAWLLGDKPAYALEGSVFTAGAAIQWLRDGLGLIGGPEETVSLAQSVADTGGVYVVPAFVGLGAPHWDMYARGTIVGLTQGTSKAHLVRAVVEAIAYQVRDVMEAVQGDTGRGVRLLRADGGGSRNPFLMQFQADLLGVPLEVPLVQETTALGAAYLAGIAVGVWAGPAEVERRWVCARRYVPSASGEERQRWYRGWLRAVERARGWAEATSGG, from the coding sequence GTGGCCCCATCCCGCACGGGCTACATTTTGGGCCTGGATCAGGGCACGGGGGGTACCTTCGCCCTCCTCCTGGACGAGACAGGACAGGTGGTTGCCACCGCCGACATCCCCCTGCGGTGCACCTACCCCCAGCCCGGCTGGGTGGAGCAAGATGCCGACGACATCTACACGGCTACCCTACAGGCCGCCCGTTCCGCCGTTGCCCAAGCGGGCATCACTTGGCACCAGGTGGCGGCCATCGGCATCACCAACCAGCGGGAGACCACCATCCTATGGGAGCGGGGGACGGGGCGTCCCGTCGCCCCTGCCATCGTGTGGCAGTGTCGGCGCACCGCTCCCCTCTGCGAGAGCCTGCGTCAGCAGGGGCTGGAGCCCCTCATACGGGAGCGCACCGGCCTGGTGCTCGACGCCTACTTTTCGGCCAGCAAAATCCGCTGGCTCCTGGACACGGTGCCCGGCTTGCGCCCCCGTGCCGAGCGGGGCGATCTCTGCTTCGGCACGGTGGACTCCTGGCTCCTTTTTCGCCTAAGCGGGGGCAGCGTCCACGCCACCGACGCCTCCAACGCCAGCCGCACCCTCCTTCTGAACCTGCGCACCCTCCGCTGGGATGAGGACCTCCTGCACGCCTTTGCCATTCCTGCCAGCCTTCTGCCCCAGGTGCTCCCCTCCAGCGTCATTTACGGGTATACCGACCCCGCTGTGTTCGGGGGTGTGCGCATCCCTCTGGCCAGCGCCATTGGCGACCAGCAGGCGGCTTTATTTGGCCAGGCGTGCCTCCACCCGGGGATGGCAAAGGTAACCTATGGCACGGGGGCCTTTGTGCTGGTCCACACGGGGGAGACACCCACCCCCTCTCGACACGGTCTTCTGACCACGGTGGCGTGGCTCCTGGGGGATAAGCCTGCCTATGCCCTGGAAGGGAGCGTGTTCACGGCGGGGGCGGCTATTCAGTGGCTCCGCGATGGACTGGGGCTTATCGGCGGGCCGGAGGAGACGGTCTCTTTAGCCCAGAGCGTCGCCGACACGGGGGGCGTGTATGTGGTGCCCGCCTTTGTGGGGCTGGGTGCACCCCATTGGGACATGTATGCGCGGGGCACGATTGTGGGCTTGACCCAGGGCACCAGCAAGGCCCACCTGGTGCGGGCCGTTGTGGAAGCCATCGCCTATCAGGTGCGGGATGTGATGGAGGCGGTGCAGGGCGATACGGGGCGCGGGGTGCGCCTTCTGCGCGCCGACGGGGGCGGGAGCCGCAACCCCTTCCTCATGCAGTTCCAGGCAGACCTTTTGGGGGTGCCGTTGGAGGTGCCCCTTGTCCAGGAGACGACCGCTTTGGGGGCGGCGTACTTAGCAGGGATAGCGGTAGGGGTCTGGGCGGGGCCTGCGGAGGTGGAGCGGCGGTGGGTGTGTGCCCGGCGCTATGTGCCCTCGGCATCGGGTGAGGAGCGCCAGAGGTGGTACAGGGGGTGGTTGCGGGCGGTGGAGCGGGCTCGGGGGTGGGCAGAGGCGACAAGCGGGGGATAA
- a CDS encoding D-aminoacylase produces the protein MPYDLLIRNGDIYDGTGAPPFRADIGIVGGRIVAIGLLESPSHDTLDATGLAVAPGFIDVHTHSDISFLVDADAQSKVRQGVTLELAGNCGMSMGAPLIGEARRSLQDRVNAYGVPFTPDWTTFGEYLERVEKARPPLNVACQVGHGSVRMAVLGWADRAPTPQELDTMRSLVADSLEAGALGFSTGLFYAPGSYARTEEVIELAKEAGKRGKIYSTHIRDEGDVSVGLFSAVQEAIEIGRMAGVRVQVSHLKCMGPFAWGKADMLLERLEKGRAEGVDVAGDQYPYTAGSTYLAAIAFPRWAQVGGRETLLHNLQDAAFQARLRAATAENYTRRGGAERVVIAYLPSRRDLEGFSIAQIAERWGVDPVEATLRIYQEGEAFVIIHQMEERDVERIAAYPWSAVASDGSSLRAEGPLSAGKPHPRSYGCFPRFLARYWRERRCVSLEEAVRKMTSLPATRLGLTHRGRIAPGYWADIVCFDPRTVADTATFQDPHRYPQGIPHVVVNGIPVVRNGEYTGRRPGRVIRRFDD, from the coding sequence ATGCCGTACGACTTGCTCATCCGCAACGGCGATATCTACGATGGCACCGGTGCTCCCCCCTTCCGCGCCGACATTGGCATCGTGGGGGGGCGCATCGTCGCCATTGGCCTGCTGGAGTCCCCCAGCCACGACACCCTAGACGCCACCGGCTTGGCGGTAGCCCCGGGCTTCATTGATGTGCACACCCACAGCGACATCTCCTTTTTGGTGGACGCCGACGCCCAGAGCAAGGTGCGCCAGGGGGTGACTCTGGAACTGGCCGGCAACTGCGGGATGAGCATGGGCGCCCCCCTTATCGGGGAGGCCCGCCGTTCCCTGCAGGACAGGGTCAACGCCTACGGCGTGCCCTTCACCCCGGACTGGACCACCTTCGGGGAATATCTGGAGCGGGTGGAAAAAGCGCGCCCACCCCTCAACGTGGCATGCCAGGTGGGGCACGGCTCGGTGCGCATGGCGGTGCTGGGCTGGGCCGACCGGGCTCCGACCCCCCAGGAACTGGATACCATGCGCTCCCTGGTGGCCGACAGCTTAGAGGCCGGCGCTTTGGGGTTCTCCACGGGCCTGTTCTACGCCCCCGGCAGTTATGCCCGCACGGAGGAGGTCATAGAACTGGCCAAAGAGGCCGGGAAACGGGGCAAGATCTACTCCACCCACATCCGCGACGAGGGGGATGTGAGCGTGGGCCTGTTCAGCGCCGTGCAGGAGGCCATTGAAATTGGGCGTATGGCGGGCGTGCGGGTGCAGGTGTCGCACCTGAAGTGCATGGGGCCTTTCGCCTGGGGCAAGGCCGATATGCTTCTGGAACGCCTGGAGAAGGGGCGTGCCGAAGGGGTGGATGTAGCCGGCGACCAATACCCCTACACAGCGGGGAGCACCTATCTGGCCGCCATCGCCTTCCCCCGCTGGGCCCAGGTGGGCGGACGGGAGACGCTCCTGCACAACCTTCAGGACGCTGCCTTCCAGGCCCGCCTGCGCGCCGCCACTGCCGAAAACTACACCCGTCGCGGGGGTGCAGAGCGGGTGGTCATCGCCTACCTGCCGTCTCGGCGCGACCTGGAGGGCTTCAGCATCGCCCAGATCGCCGAGAGATGGGGCGTCGATCCAGTGGAAGCCACCCTACGCATCTACCAAGAGGGGGAAGCCTTTGTGATTATCCACCAGATGGAGGAGCGGGATGTGGAGCGCATCGCTGCCTATCCCTGGTCGGCGGTGGCCAGCGACGGCTCTTCCCTACGGGCGGAGGGGCCCCTTTCGGCGGGCAAACCCCACCCCCGCAGTTATGGGTGCTTCCCCCGCTTCCTGGCCCGCTATTGGCGCGAGCGGCGCTGCGTCAGCCTGGAGGAGGCGGTGCGCAAGATGACCTCCCTCCCTGCCACCCGCCTAGGCCTGACCCACAGGGGACGCATCGCCCCCGGCTACTGGGCGGATATTGTCTGTTTTGACCCCCGCACCGTCGCCGACACCGCCACCTTCCAGGACCCCCATCGCTATCCCCAGGGCATCCCCCACGTGGTGGTGAACGGTATCCCCGTGGTGCGCAACGGCGAATACACTGGCCGCAGGCCCGGCAGGGTGATTCGCCGTTTTGACGACTAG
- the meaB gene encoding methylmalonyl Co-A mutase-associated GTPase MeaB — translation MAVPSVMSLVERMRKGDHRALARLLSLAEQGGAATAEVLQAVHPYTGRAYVVGVTGPPGAGKSSLVDRLIALYRAQGLQVGVLAVDPTSPFTGGAVLGDRIRMQAHTGDPGVFIRSMATRGGVGGLSPMARAAVKVLDASGKDIVLVETVGVGQSEVEVLGLADTVVVVLTPESGDAIQTLKAGLLETADIFVVNKADREGAPRLAADLKAMLTLGGRAAGWMPPIVLTQAQTGEGVPRLVEAIAQHRQFQGQASHLQERRRQREARAFRKALETGLAQVVQHLLHRNGAVAQALMGVEKGEVDAYAAAYTLLERGGILGEWSALLQERNAKPPP, via the coding sequence GTGGCAGTGCCTTCGGTGATGTCCCTGGTGGAGCGCATGCGCAAGGGCGACCACCGCGCCCTGGCACGGCTCCTCTCTCTGGCGGAGCAGGGGGGGGCGGCCACGGCGGAGGTGCTCCAGGCGGTGCACCCGTATACCGGCCGGGCGTATGTGGTGGGTGTTACAGGACCGCCCGGAGCGGGCAAATCCAGCTTGGTAGACCGTTTGATAGCCCTTTACCGCGCCCAGGGTTTGCAGGTGGGGGTGCTGGCGGTGGACCCCACCAGCCCTTTCACGGGGGGGGCGGTGTTGGGCGACCGCATCCGCATGCAGGCGCACACTGGGGATCCGGGAGTGTTCATCCGCAGTATGGCGACGCGCGGCGGAGTGGGGGGGCTGTCGCCCATGGCCCGGGCTGCGGTCAAGGTGCTGGACGCCTCAGGCAAGGACATCGTGTTGGTAGAGACGGTGGGGGTGGGCCAATCGGAGGTGGAGGTGCTGGGGCTGGCCGATACGGTGGTGGTGGTGCTTACCCCCGAATCGGGGGACGCCATTCAGACCCTCAAGGCCGGCCTGCTGGAGACGGCGGATATCTTTGTGGTGAATAAGGCGGATCGGGAGGGGGCGCCCCGCTTGGCCGCCGATCTCAAGGCCATGCTCACCCTGGGGGGGCGTGCAGCGGGGTGGATGCCCCCCATCGTCCTCACCCAGGCTCAGACTGGGGAGGGGGTGCCCCGCCTGGTGGAGGCCATCGCCCAGCATCGCCAGTTCCAGGGGCAGGCAAGCCATCTCCAGGAGCGTCGCCGCCAGCGGGAGGCCCGCGCGTTCCGCAAGGCCCTGGAGACGGGTTTGGCCCAGGTGGTGCAGCACCTCCTCCACCGCAACGGTGCCGTGGCCCAGGCGCTGATGGGGGTGGAGAAGGGGGAGGTGGATGCCTATGCGGCGGCCTATACCCTCCTGGAACGGGGGGGCATCCTGGGGGAATGGTCTGCCCTCCTTCAGGAGCGCAACGCCAAGCCTCCACCCTAA
- a CDS encoding DUF429 domain-containing protein, translated as MSVFLGIDPSNGSVRPWAWAVLDAHRTLVDAGCTAGRAGAWALAVRLRPAVVAVDAPLGLPRGMDCLEAPCPCRPVAPLAGRACERELARRGMGLFFTTKRSLIKRMVYEAIALSRALKEQGIPVIEVYPSSLRRLLLGRHAVKKQSVQGQRLLREALTPLVAGLERLPLSLGHDGLDAVVSALVGWLWARGLTEALGEPEEGVLHIPVDGWLRLLG; from the coding sequence GTGTCCGTGTTCTTAGGGATTGACCCCTCCAATGGCTCTGTGCGCCCCTGGGCGTGGGCTGTACTGGATGCCCATCGCACCCTGGTGGACGCCGGATGCACCGCAGGACGCGCCGGCGCCTGGGCGCTGGCTGTGCGCCTGCGCCCGGCGGTGGTGGCGGTGGATGCCCCCCTGGGCCTCCCCCGGGGGATGGACTGCTTAGAAGCCCCGTGCCCGTGTCGGCCGGTGGCACCTCTGGCGGGGCGAGCGTGCGAGCGGGAACTGGCGCGGCGGGGGATGGGCCTGTTTTTTACCACCAAGCGTTCCCTCATCAAGCGCATGGTGTACGAGGCGATAGCCCTGAGCCGTGCCCTGAAGGAGCAGGGCATTCCCGTCATAGAGGTCTATCCCTCTAGCCTGCGCCGGCTCCTGCTGGGACGCCACGCCGTCAAGAAGCAGAGCGTCCAGGGGCAACGCCTCCTGCGGGAAGCCCTGACGCCCTTGGTCGCGGGTCTGGAGCGTCTGCCCCTTTCTTTGGGGCACGATGGGTTGGATGCGGTCGTATCGGCGCTGGTGGGGTGGTTGTGGGCGCGGGGTCTCACTGAGGCTCTGGGAGAGCCCGAGGAGGGGGTTCTCCACATTCCTGTGGATGGTTGGCTGCGCCTATTGGGGTAG